The following are from one region of the Paenibacillus sp. JZ16 genome:
- a CDS encoding ArnT family glycosyltransferase: MFSIWTLNRVQRRMLLILIAAVLVMSCLLVLTGLHERSPSISSVIEERYIQSAAMISHPGGDLEDHASSVMPGVPLMIAGLTALFGSMDAALIAYQLLQCVFHAFSVYLVFVLSRYMFNTRIAFLSCMIYALFWPAYGAVRLILPDTTMQTLMLLLVCAVIGALELKQAGWYAAAGALTALMACYNLQALLYPVLFIAFWIKYRSPIKIVTGGLLLISAGYLLILSPWWLNIPLFNRLMYMSGPWNLASLWLESRYIEGNPLVHLFRSIYAGRTSKYAAAIGNEEARKVVQSALDAVRLLMLFAGTAGVIWSVWKYHLKRQLPVLLTLLYFIAAEWLVPSLDGTGFPYAVFLLLYAAFLADKAIIYAHKTRLLRK; encoded by the coding sequence TTGTTTTCCATATGGACGTTAAACCGTGTGCAGCGAAGGATGCTGCTGATACTGATTGCAGCGGTTCTGGTTATGTCATGTCTGCTGGTTCTTACCGGTCTTCATGAACGTTCCCCGAGCATAAGCAGCGTGATCGAAGAACGATATATCCAAAGTGCGGCCATGATCAGCCACCCCGGTGGAGACCTGGAAGACCATGCTTCCAGCGTCATGCCCGGTGTGCCGCTTATGATTGCCGGACTTACCGCCTTATTCGGAAGCATGGATGCCGCCCTGATTGCCTACCAGCTCCTTCAATGCGTCTTCCATGCATTTTCCGTATACTTGGTTTTCGTACTGTCCCGCTACATGTTTAATACGCGAATCGCTTTTCTGTCATGCATGATCTACGCTCTGTTCTGGCCGGCCTACGGTGCAGTCCGGCTAATCCTGCCGGATACGACCATGCAAACCTTAATGCTTCTTCTGGTCTGCGCCGTCATCGGAGCGCTTGAATTGAAGCAGGCTGGCTGGTACGCAGCTGCCGGCGCGCTTACAGCGCTTATGGCTTGTTACAACCTTCAAGCGCTGCTGTATCCGGTATTGTTCATTGCCTTTTGGATCAAGTACCGCAGTCCGATCAAAATCGTAACCGGCGGGCTCCTTCTTATTAGCGCAGGTTATTTGCTCATCTTATCTCCATGGTGGCTGAACATCCCGCTTTTCAATCGTTTGATGTATATGTCCGGTCCGTGGAACCTTGCCTCGCTGTGGCTGGAATCGAGATACATCGAAGGCAACCCTTTGGTTCATCTCTTCCGGAGCATATATGCCGGCCGCACCTCCAAATATGCGGCAGCGATCGGAAACGAGGAGGCCAGAAAGGTTGTGCAATCCGCATTGGACGCCGTCCGTCTCCTCATGCTGTTTGCCGGGACTGCCGGCGTCATCTGGTCGGTTTGGAAATACCATCTGAAACGGCAGCTCCCGGTGCTTCTGACGCTGCTGTATTTTATTGCCGCCGAATGGTTGGTTCCGAGCCTGGACGGCACCGGATTTCCCTATGCGGTCTTCCTGCTGCTCTACGCGGCATTTCTCGCGGACAAAGCGATTATCTATGCCCATAAGACCCGCCTGCTTCGTAAGTAA